The following proteins come from a genomic window of Diprion similis isolate iyDipSimi1 chromosome 8, iyDipSimi1.1, whole genome shotgun sequence:
- the LOC124409655 gene encoding endothelin-converting enzyme homolog isoform X1 — MCNAKCIIKVMTRYKQAEFEDEDSSSIGSVALNSEGISTSATHIRYHTSGVIQGTTLWRARSTMEKCLVITCVALLFTVIVMSIVISSKSGWDNAQILNVTSHGDNGSHCLTEHCVVVASSIINSMDKAVNPCDDFYEYACGGWIKQNPIPNGKGTWGTFDKLEQKNQLVVKNVLEKPLSAIKSKAEIKAKLYYMSCMDANETIEALGAKPMLTLLEAIGGWNISGKFNVSTWSLQNRMHILQNKYNMGGLFSWSVNEDDKNSSRHIIQIDQGGLTLPTTDNYLNKTENAKVLAEYLEYMTKIGMLLGGEENSTRKQMQDIIDFETKLAEITIPQAERRDEEKLYNLMPLSELQHQAPFMQWVEYFNYAMRLVSKKLNNKVMIVNFAPEYFTNLTKIIEEYNKSEEGKVILNNYLIWQTVRSLTAYLSKPFRDAYKGLKKALIGSEGGDEPWRYCVSDTNNVMGFAIGAMFVREVFHGQSKLRAEGMIDEIRRAFTENLKNHEWMDAETRKSAEEKANAITDMIGFPDFILNPNELDDRYKDLSIKVNEYFTNNIRVNQYNLKRNLEKLDQPVNKTSWIMTPPTVNAYYTPTKNQIVFPAGILQSPFYDIKNPKSLNFGGIGVVMGHELTHAFDDQGREYDLHGNLHKWWNNATIDRFKTRTECLVDQYNKFEIKGRHIDGRQTLGENIADNGGLTAAYHAYLKTPKDYKDHLHLPGLNLTHRQLFFVSFAQVWCSAVTSEAVGLQIEKDSHCTSKYRVVGPLSNSPEFATEFNCPKGSKMNPIDKCEIW, encoded by the exons ATGTGTAACGCCAAGTGTATTATTAAAGTG atgaCTAGATATAAGCAAGCTGAATTTGAAGATGAAGACAGCAGTAGTATTGGCTCCGTCGCTCTCAACAGCGAAGGTATCAGTACGTCGGCTACCCACATAAGATATCACACA TCAGGTGTTATACAGGGCACTACGCTATGGAGGGCTCGAAGCACGATGGAGAAATGTCTTGTTATTACGTGTGTGGCTTTGTTGTTCACGGTAATAGTAATGTCGATTGTGATAAGCAGTAAAAGTGGCTGGGATAATGCCCAGATTTTAAACGTCACATCGCACGGCGACA ACGGTTCGCATTGCCTGACCGAGCACTGCGTAGTCGTGGCTTCGTCAATAATAAACAGTATGGACAAGGCAGTGAATCCGTGCGATGATTTTTACGAATACGCGTGCGGAGGCTGGATAAAACAGAATCCAATTCCAAACGGCAAGGGTACATGGGGTACGTTTGACAAATTAGAACAGAAGAATCAGCTGGTGGTAAAAAATGTTCTAG AAAAACCGTTGTCGGCAATCAAGTCCAAGGCTGAGATAAAGGCTAAGCTATACTACATGTCTTGCATGGACGCTAACGAGACCATCGAAGCCTTGGGCGCCAAGCCCATGCTCACTTTGCTCGAAGCTATCGGCGGGTGGAACATATCTGGAAAGTTTAACGTATCTACTTGGTCGCTCCAAAACCGTATGCACATACTTCAGAACAAGTATAACATGGGCGGATTATTTTCGTGGTCGGTAAACGAGGATGACAAAAACAGTAGTAGACACATAATACAG ATCGATCAGGGAGGACTGACTCTACCAACGACGGACAATTACCTGAACAAAACAGAGAATGCCAAGGTGCTGGCTGAGTATTTGGAGTACATGACCAAG atcggAATGTTGCTTGGCGGAGAAGAAAATTCGACGCGGAAACAGATGCAGGATATAAttgatttcgaaacaaaattgGCAGAGATCACAATACCTCAAGCAGAGAGACGAGACGAAGAAAAGTTGTATAATTTAATGCCGTTGAGTGAATTGCAACATCAGGCTCCATTT ATGCAGTGGGTTGAGTATTTCAACTACGCCATGCGACTAGTCAGCAAGAAGCTGAACAACAAAGTAATGATAGTAAATTTTGCCCCGGAGTATTTTACCAATTTGACCAAGATCATCGAAGAGTACAACAAGAGTGAGGAGGGAAAAGT catattgaataattacttGATTTGGCAAACTGTGCGATCATTAACGGCGTACTTGTCAAAGCCATTCCGAGATGCTTATAAGGGATTGAAAAAGGCCTTGATTGGATCTGAAGGAGGAGATGAACCATGGCGCTATTGTGTGAGCGACACTAATAATGTAATGGGTTTTGCCATTGGAGCAATGTTCGTTCGCGAGGTATTTCACGGACAGAGTAAGCTTAGA gcTGAGGGAATGATAGATGAGATTCGTCGCGCTTTTACGGAGAATCTGAAAAACCACGAGTGGATGGACGCGGAGACTAGAAAATCTGCAGAAGAAAAAGCAAACGCAATTACAGACATGATCGGATTTCCCGACTTCATTTTGAACCCCAATGAATTGGACGATCGCTACAAAGACTTGTCAATAAAAGTCAACGAGTACTTTACAAACAATATCAGGGTTAATCAGTACAACTTGAAGAGGAATTTGGAGAAACTGGATCAACCTGTGAACAAGACCAGCTGGATTATGACGCCGCCAACCGTCAATGCCTACTACACCCCAACTAAAAATCAAATCGTATTTCCGGCTGGGATTCTGCAGAGTCCTTTTTACGATATTAAAAATCCGAAAAGCCTAAACTTTGGGGGAATCGGTGTTGTCATGGGACATGAACTTACGCACGCTTTTGACGATCAAG GTAGAGAATATGACTTGCATGGCAACCTTCACAAATGGTGGAACAATGCGACTATCGATAGATTCAAAACCAGAACAGAATGCCTTGTCGACCAGTAcaataaattcgaaataaaaGGAAGACATATTGACGGAAGACAAACACTTG GCGAAAATATAGCGGATAATGGAGGACTGACTGCAGCGTACCACGCTTATCTAAAAACCCCAAAAGACTACAAGGATCACCTGCATTTACCAGGCCTTAATCTGACTCATCGGCAACTATTTTTTGTCAGCTTTGCTCAG GTTTGGTGTTCGGCAGTAACATCTGAGGCTGTAGGTCTGCAGATAGAGAAGGACTCACACTGTACATCGAAGTACAGAGTCGTCGGGCCTTTGTCAAACTCGCCAGAGTTTGCGACAGAGTTCAATTGTCCTAAAGGTTCAAAAATGAATCCCATTGATAAATGCGAGATATggtaa
- the LOC124409655 gene encoding endothelin-converting enzyme homolog isoform X2, whose product MCNAKCIIKVMTRYKQAEFEDEDSSSIGSVALNSEGISTSATHIRYHTGTTLWRARSTMEKCLVITCVALLFTVIVMSIVISSKSGWDNAQILNVTSHGDNGSHCLTEHCVVVASSIINSMDKAVNPCDDFYEYACGGWIKQNPIPNGKGTWGTFDKLEQKNQLVVKNVLEKPLSAIKSKAEIKAKLYYMSCMDANETIEALGAKPMLTLLEAIGGWNISGKFNVSTWSLQNRMHILQNKYNMGGLFSWSVNEDDKNSSRHIIQIDQGGLTLPTTDNYLNKTENAKVLAEYLEYMTKIGMLLGGEENSTRKQMQDIIDFETKLAEITIPQAERRDEEKLYNLMPLSELQHQAPFMQWVEYFNYAMRLVSKKLNNKVMIVNFAPEYFTNLTKIIEEYNKSEEGKVILNNYLIWQTVRSLTAYLSKPFRDAYKGLKKALIGSEGGDEPWRYCVSDTNNVMGFAIGAMFVREVFHGQSKLRAEGMIDEIRRAFTENLKNHEWMDAETRKSAEEKANAITDMIGFPDFILNPNELDDRYKDLSIKVNEYFTNNIRVNQYNLKRNLEKLDQPVNKTSWIMTPPTVNAYYTPTKNQIVFPAGILQSPFYDIKNPKSLNFGGIGVVMGHELTHAFDDQGREYDLHGNLHKWWNNATIDRFKTRTECLVDQYNKFEIKGRHIDGRQTLGENIADNGGLTAAYHAYLKTPKDYKDHLHLPGLNLTHRQLFFVSFAQVWCSAVTSEAVGLQIEKDSHCTSKYRVVGPLSNSPEFATEFNCPKGSKMNPIDKCEIW is encoded by the exons ATGTGTAACGCCAAGTGTATTATTAAAGTG atgaCTAGATATAAGCAAGCTGAATTTGAAGATGAAGACAGCAGTAGTATTGGCTCCGTCGCTCTCAACAGCGAAGGTATCAGTACGTCGGCTACCCACATAAGATATCACACA GGCACTACGCTATGGAGGGCTCGAAGCACGATGGAGAAATGTCTTGTTATTACGTGTGTGGCTTTGTTGTTCACGGTAATAGTAATGTCGATTGTGATAAGCAGTAAAAGTGGCTGGGATAATGCCCAGATTTTAAACGTCACATCGCACGGCGACA ACGGTTCGCATTGCCTGACCGAGCACTGCGTAGTCGTGGCTTCGTCAATAATAAACAGTATGGACAAGGCAGTGAATCCGTGCGATGATTTTTACGAATACGCGTGCGGAGGCTGGATAAAACAGAATCCAATTCCAAACGGCAAGGGTACATGGGGTACGTTTGACAAATTAGAACAGAAGAATCAGCTGGTGGTAAAAAATGTTCTAG AAAAACCGTTGTCGGCAATCAAGTCCAAGGCTGAGATAAAGGCTAAGCTATACTACATGTCTTGCATGGACGCTAACGAGACCATCGAAGCCTTGGGCGCCAAGCCCATGCTCACTTTGCTCGAAGCTATCGGCGGGTGGAACATATCTGGAAAGTTTAACGTATCTACTTGGTCGCTCCAAAACCGTATGCACATACTTCAGAACAAGTATAACATGGGCGGATTATTTTCGTGGTCGGTAAACGAGGATGACAAAAACAGTAGTAGACACATAATACAG ATCGATCAGGGAGGACTGACTCTACCAACGACGGACAATTACCTGAACAAAACAGAGAATGCCAAGGTGCTGGCTGAGTATTTGGAGTACATGACCAAG atcggAATGTTGCTTGGCGGAGAAGAAAATTCGACGCGGAAACAGATGCAGGATATAAttgatttcgaaacaaaattgGCAGAGATCACAATACCTCAAGCAGAGAGACGAGACGAAGAAAAGTTGTATAATTTAATGCCGTTGAGTGAATTGCAACATCAGGCTCCATTT ATGCAGTGGGTTGAGTATTTCAACTACGCCATGCGACTAGTCAGCAAGAAGCTGAACAACAAAGTAATGATAGTAAATTTTGCCCCGGAGTATTTTACCAATTTGACCAAGATCATCGAAGAGTACAACAAGAGTGAGGAGGGAAAAGT catattgaataattacttGATTTGGCAAACTGTGCGATCATTAACGGCGTACTTGTCAAAGCCATTCCGAGATGCTTATAAGGGATTGAAAAAGGCCTTGATTGGATCTGAAGGAGGAGATGAACCATGGCGCTATTGTGTGAGCGACACTAATAATGTAATGGGTTTTGCCATTGGAGCAATGTTCGTTCGCGAGGTATTTCACGGACAGAGTAAGCTTAGA gcTGAGGGAATGATAGATGAGATTCGTCGCGCTTTTACGGAGAATCTGAAAAACCACGAGTGGATGGACGCGGAGACTAGAAAATCTGCAGAAGAAAAAGCAAACGCAATTACAGACATGATCGGATTTCCCGACTTCATTTTGAACCCCAATGAATTGGACGATCGCTACAAAGACTTGTCAATAAAAGTCAACGAGTACTTTACAAACAATATCAGGGTTAATCAGTACAACTTGAAGAGGAATTTGGAGAAACTGGATCAACCTGTGAACAAGACCAGCTGGATTATGACGCCGCCAACCGTCAATGCCTACTACACCCCAACTAAAAATCAAATCGTATTTCCGGCTGGGATTCTGCAGAGTCCTTTTTACGATATTAAAAATCCGAAAAGCCTAAACTTTGGGGGAATCGGTGTTGTCATGGGACATGAACTTACGCACGCTTTTGACGATCAAG GTAGAGAATATGACTTGCATGGCAACCTTCACAAATGGTGGAACAATGCGACTATCGATAGATTCAAAACCAGAACAGAATGCCTTGTCGACCAGTAcaataaattcgaaataaaaGGAAGACATATTGACGGAAGACAAACACTTG GCGAAAATATAGCGGATAATGGAGGACTGACTGCAGCGTACCACGCTTATCTAAAAACCCCAAAAGACTACAAGGATCACCTGCATTTACCAGGCCTTAATCTGACTCATCGGCAACTATTTTTTGTCAGCTTTGCTCAG GTTTGGTGTTCGGCAGTAACATCTGAGGCTGTAGGTCTGCAGATAGAGAAGGACTCACACTGTACATCGAAGTACAGAGTCGTCGGGCCTTTGTCAAACTCGCCAGAGTTTGCGACAGAGTTCAATTGTCCTAAAGGTTCAAAAATGAATCCCATTGATAAATGCGAGATATggtaa
- the LOC124409655 gene encoding endothelin-converting enzyme homolog isoform X5 produces the protein MSVKMTRYKQAEFEDEDSSSIGSVALNSEGISTSATHIRYHTGTTLWRARSTMEKCLVITCVALLFTVIVMSIVISSKSGWDNAQILNVTSHGDNGSHCLTEHCVVVASSIINSMDKAVNPCDDFYEYACGGWIKQNPIPNGKGTWGTFDKLEQKNQLVVKNVLEKPLSAIKSKAEIKAKLYYMSCMDANETIEALGAKPMLTLLEAIGGWNISGKFNVSTWSLQNRMHILQNKYNMGGLFSWSVNEDDKNSSRHIIQIDQGGLTLPTTDNYLNKTENAKVLAEYLEYMTKIGMLLGGEENSTRKQMQDIIDFETKLAEITIPQAERRDEEKLYNLMPLSELQHQAPFMQWVEYFNYAMRLVSKKLNNKVMIVNFAPEYFTNLTKIIEEYNKSEEGKVILNNYLIWQTVRSLTAYLSKPFRDAYKGLKKALIGSEGGDEPWRYCVSDTNNVMGFAIGAMFVREVFHGQSKLRAEGMIDEIRRAFTENLKNHEWMDAETRKSAEEKANAITDMIGFPDFILNPNELDDRYKDLSIKVNEYFTNNIRVNQYNLKRNLEKLDQPVNKTSWIMTPPTVNAYYTPTKNQIVFPAGILQSPFYDIKNPKSLNFGGIGVVMGHELTHAFDDQGREYDLHGNLHKWWNNATIDRFKTRTECLVDQYNKFEIKGRHIDGRQTLGENIADNGGLTAAYHAYLKTPKDYKDHLHLPGLNLTHRQLFFVSFAQVWCSAVTSEAVGLQIEKDSHCTSKYRVVGPLSNSPEFATEFNCPKGSKMNPIDKCEIW, from the exons ATGTCAGTAAAG atgaCTAGATATAAGCAAGCTGAATTTGAAGATGAAGACAGCAGTAGTATTGGCTCCGTCGCTCTCAACAGCGAAGGTATCAGTACGTCGGCTACCCACATAAGATATCACACA GGCACTACGCTATGGAGGGCTCGAAGCACGATGGAGAAATGTCTTGTTATTACGTGTGTGGCTTTGTTGTTCACGGTAATAGTAATGTCGATTGTGATAAGCAGTAAAAGTGGCTGGGATAATGCCCAGATTTTAAACGTCACATCGCACGGCGACA ACGGTTCGCATTGCCTGACCGAGCACTGCGTAGTCGTGGCTTCGTCAATAATAAACAGTATGGACAAGGCAGTGAATCCGTGCGATGATTTTTACGAATACGCGTGCGGAGGCTGGATAAAACAGAATCCAATTCCAAACGGCAAGGGTACATGGGGTACGTTTGACAAATTAGAACAGAAGAATCAGCTGGTGGTAAAAAATGTTCTAG AAAAACCGTTGTCGGCAATCAAGTCCAAGGCTGAGATAAAGGCTAAGCTATACTACATGTCTTGCATGGACGCTAACGAGACCATCGAAGCCTTGGGCGCCAAGCCCATGCTCACTTTGCTCGAAGCTATCGGCGGGTGGAACATATCTGGAAAGTTTAACGTATCTACTTGGTCGCTCCAAAACCGTATGCACATACTTCAGAACAAGTATAACATGGGCGGATTATTTTCGTGGTCGGTAAACGAGGATGACAAAAACAGTAGTAGACACATAATACAG ATCGATCAGGGAGGACTGACTCTACCAACGACGGACAATTACCTGAACAAAACAGAGAATGCCAAGGTGCTGGCTGAGTATTTGGAGTACATGACCAAG atcggAATGTTGCTTGGCGGAGAAGAAAATTCGACGCGGAAACAGATGCAGGATATAAttgatttcgaaacaaaattgGCAGAGATCACAATACCTCAAGCAGAGAGACGAGACGAAGAAAAGTTGTATAATTTAATGCCGTTGAGTGAATTGCAACATCAGGCTCCATTT ATGCAGTGGGTTGAGTATTTCAACTACGCCATGCGACTAGTCAGCAAGAAGCTGAACAACAAAGTAATGATAGTAAATTTTGCCCCGGAGTATTTTACCAATTTGACCAAGATCATCGAAGAGTACAACAAGAGTGAGGAGGGAAAAGT catattgaataattacttGATTTGGCAAACTGTGCGATCATTAACGGCGTACTTGTCAAAGCCATTCCGAGATGCTTATAAGGGATTGAAAAAGGCCTTGATTGGATCTGAAGGAGGAGATGAACCATGGCGCTATTGTGTGAGCGACACTAATAATGTAATGGGTTTTGCCATTGGAGCAATGTTCGTTCGCGAGGTATTTCACGGACAGAGTAAGCTTAGA gcTGAGGGAATGATAGATGAGATTCGTCGCGCTTTTACGGAGAATCTGAAAAACCACGAGTGGATGGACGCGGAGACTAGAAAATCTGCAGAAGAAAAAGCAAACGCAATTACAGACATGATCGGATTTCCCGACTTCATTTTGAACCCCAATGAATTGGACGATCGCTACAAAGACTTGTCAATAAAAGTCAACGAGTACTTTACAAACAATATCAGGGTTAATCAGTACAACTTGAAGAGGAATTTGGAGAAACTGGATCAACCTGTGAACAAGACCAGCTGGATTATGACGCCGCCAACCGTCAATGCCTACTACACCCCAACTAAAAATCAAATCGTATTTCCGGCTGGGATTCTGCAGAGTCCTTTTTACGATATTAAAAATCCGAAAAGCCTAAACTTTGGGGGAATCGGTGTTGTCATGGGACATGAACTTACGCACGCTTTTGACGATCAAG GTAGAGAATATGACTTGCATGGCAACCTTCACAAATGGTGGAACAATGCGACTATCGATAGATTCAAAACCAGAACAGAATGCCTTGTCGACCAGTAcaataaattcgaaataaaaGGAAGACATATTGACGGAAGACAAACACTTG GCGAAAATATAGCGGATAATGGAGGACTGACTGCAGCGTACCACGCTTATCTAAAAACCCCAAAAGACTACAAGGATCACCTGCATTTACCAGGCCTTAATCTGACTCATCGGCAACTATTTTTTGTCAGCTTTGCTCAG GTTTGGTGTTCGGCAGTAACATCTGAGGCTGTAGGTCTGCAGATAGAGAAGGACTCACACTGTACATCGAAGTACAGAGTCGTCGGGCCTTTGTCAAACTCGCCAGAGTTTGCGACAGAGTTCAATTGTCCTAAAGGTTCAAAAATGAATCCCATTGATAAATGCGAGATATggtaa
- the LOC124409655 gene encoding endothelin-converting enzyme homolog isoform X3 has protein sequence MSVKMTRYKQAEFEDEDSSSIGSVALNSEGISTSATHIRYHTSGVIQGTTLWRARSTMEKCLVITCVALLFTVIVMSIVISSKSGWDNAQILNVTSHGDNGSHCLTEHCVVVASSIINSMDKAVNPCDDFYEYACGGWIKQNPIPNGKGTWGTFDKLEQKNQLVVKNVLEKPLSAIKSKAEIKAKLYYMSCMDANETIEALGAKPMLTLLEAIGGWNISGKFNVSTWSLQNRMHILQNKYNMGGLFSWSVNEDDKNSSRHIIQIDQGGLTLPTTDNYLNKTENAKVLAEYLEYMTKIGMLLGGEENSTRKQMQDIIDFETKLAEITIPQAERRDEEKLYNLMPLSELQHQAPFMQWVEYFNYAMRLVSKKLNNKVMIVNFAPEYFTNLTKIIEEYNKSEEGKVILNNYLIWQTVRSLTAYLSKPFRDAYKGLKKALIGSEGGDEPWRYCVSDTNNVMGFAIGAMFVREVFHGQSKLRAEGMIDEIRRAFTENLKNHEWMDAETRKSAEEKANAITDMIGFPDFILNPNELDDRYKDLSIKVNEYFTNNIRVNQYNLKRNLEKLDQPVNKTSWIMTPPTVNAYYTPTKNQIVFPAGILQSPFYDIKNPKSLNFGGIGVVMGHELTHAFDDQGREYDLHGNLHKWWNNATIDRFKTRTECLVDQYNKFEIKGRHIDGRQTLGENIADNGGLTAAYHAYLKTPKDYKDHLHLPGLNLTHRQLFFVSFAQVWCSAVTSEAVGLQIEKDSHCTSKYRVVGPLSNSPEFATEFNCPKGSKMNPIDKCEIW, from the exons ATGTCAGTAAAG atgaCTAGATATAAGCAAGCTGAATTTGAAGATGAAGACAGCAGTAGTATTGGCTCCGTCGCTCTCAACAGCGAAGGTATCAGTACGTCGGCTACCCACATAAGATATCACACA TCAGGTGTTATACAGGGCACTACGCTATGGAGGGCTCGAAGCACGATGGAGAAATGTCTTGTTATTACGTGTGTGGCTTTGTTGTTCACGGTAATAGTAATGTCGATTGTGATAAGCAGTAAAAGTGGCTGGGATAATGCCCAGATTTTAAACGTCACATCGCACGGCGACA ACGGTTCGCATTGCCTGACCGAGCACTGCGTAGTCGTGGCTTCGTCAATAATAAACAGTATGGACAAGGCAGTGAATCCGTGCGATGATTTTTACGAATACGCGTGCGGAGGCTGGATAAAACAGAATCCAATTCCAAACGGCAAGGGTACATGGGGTACGTTTGACAAATTAGAACAGAAGAATCAGCTGGTGGTAAAAAATGTTCTAG AAAAACCGTTGTCGGCAATCAAGTCCAAGGCTGAGATAAAGGCTAAGCTATACTACATGTCTTGCATGGACGCTAACGAGACCATCGAAGCCTTGGGCGCCAAGCCCATGCTCACTTTGCTCGAAGCTATCGGCGGGTGGAACATATCTGGAAAGTTTAACGTATCTACTTGGTCGCTCCAAAACCGTATGCACATACTTCAGAACAAGTATAACATGGGCGGATTATTTTCGTGGTCGGTAAACGAGGATGACAAAAACAGTAGTAGACACATAATACAG ATCGATCAGGGAGGACTGACTCTACCAACGACGGACAATTACCTGAACAAAACAGAGAATGCCAAGGTGCTGGCTGAGTATTTGGAGTACATGACCAAG atcggAATGTTGCTTGGCGGAGAAGAAAATTCGACGCGGAAACAGATGCAGGATATAAttgatttcgaaacaaaattgGCAGAGATCACAATACCTCAAGCAGAGAGACGAGACGAAGAAAAGTTGTATAATTTAATGCCGTTGAGTGAATTGCAACATCAGGCTCCATTT ATGCAGTGGGTTGAGTATTTCAACTACGCCATGCGACTAGTCAGCAAGAAGCTGAACAACAAAGTAATGATAGTAAATTTTGCCCCGGAGTATTTTACCAATTTGACCAAGATCATCGAAGAGTACAACAAGAGTGAGGAGGGAAAAGT catattgaataattacttGATTTGGCAAACTGTGCGATCATTAACGGCGTACTTGTCAAAGCCATTCCGAGATGCTTATAAGGGATTGAAAAAGGCCTTGATTGGATCTGAAGGAGGAGATGAACCATGGCGCTATTGTGTGAGCGACACTAATAATGTAATGGGTTTTGCCATTGGAGCAATGTTCGTTCGCGAGGTATTTCACGGACAGAGTAAGCTTAGA gcTGAGGGAATGATAGATGAGATTCGTCGCGCTTTTACGGAGAATCTGAAAAACCACGAGTGGATGGACGCGGAGACTAGAAAATCTGCAGAAGAAAAAGCAAACGCAATTACAGACATGATCGGATTTCCCGACTTCATTTTGAACCCCAATGAATTGGACGATCGCTACAAAGACTTGTCAATAAAAGTCAACGAGTACTTTACAAACAATATCAGGGTTAATCAGTACAACTTGAAGAGGAATTTGGAGAAACTGGATCAACCTGTGAACAAGACCAGCTGGATTATGACGCCGCCAACCGTCAATGCCTACTACACCCCAACTAAAAATCAAATCGTATTTCCGGCTGGGATTCTGCAGAGTCCTTTTTACGATATTAAAAATCCGAAAAGCCTAAACTTTGGGGGAATCGGTGTTGTCATGGGACATGAACTTACGCACGCTTTTGACGATCAAG GTAGAGAATATGACTTGCATGGCAACCTTCACAAATGGTGGAACAATGCGACTATCGATAGATTCAAAACCAGAACAGAATGCCTTGTCGACCAGTAcaataaattcgaaataaaaGGAAGACATATTGACGGAAGACAAACACTTG GCGAAAATATAGCGGATAATGGAGGACTGACTGCAGCGTACCACGCTTATCTAAAAACCCCAAAAGACTACAAGGATCACCTGCATTTACCAGGCCTTAATCTGACTCATCGGCAACTATTTTTTGTCAGCTTTGCTCAG GTTTGGTGTTCGGCAGTAACATCTGAGGCTGTAGGTCTGCAGATAGAGAAGGACTCACACTGTACATCGAAGTACAGAGTCGTCGGGCCTTTGTCAAACTCGCCAGAGTTTGCGACAGAGTTCAATTGTCCTAAAGGTTCAAAAATGAATCCCATTGATAAATGCGAGATATggtaa